One genomic region from Rattus norvegicus strain BN/NHsdMcwi chromosome 10, GRCr8, whole genome shotgun sequence encodes:
- the Mpv17l gene encoding mpv17-like protein isoform X2: MANWWRAFPRAARRYPWPTNVLLYAGLFSAGDALQQRLRGGPADWRQTRRVATLALTFHGNFNYMWLRLLERALPGRAPRTVLAKVLCDQTVGGPVALSAFYVGMSILQGKDDIFLDLRQKFWNTYKR; the protein is encoded by the exons ATGGCGAACTGGTGGCGCGCGTTTCCACGGGCGGCGCGGCGCTATCCGTGGCCCACTAACGTGCTGCTCTACGCCGGGCTCTTCTCAGCCGGTGATGCTCTGCAGCAGCGACTAAGGGGCGGCCCAGCCGATTGGCGCCAGACGCGGCGAGTGGCCACTCTGGCCCTGACTTTCCACGGAAACTTCAACTACATGTGGCTGCGCCTGTTGGAGCGCGCGCTGCCAGGCCGCGCGCCGCGCACAGTCCTGGCCAAGGTGCTATGCGATCAGACTGTCGGAGGGCCAGTAGCCCTCTCTGCCTTCTACGTCG GTATGAGCATTCTCCAGGGAAAGGATGACATATTTTTGGACCTGAGGCAGAAATTCTGGAATACATATAAG AGGTAG